The following proteins come from a genomic window of Microtus ochrogaster isolate Prairie Vole_2 chromosome 7, MicOch1.0, whole genome shotgun sequence:
- the LOC102001446 gene encoding serine protease 29-like yields the protein MVAEKEEVAMGLMWRLLGLTLLFVGCTTAGTPEPVSEDVLVGIVGGNSAPQGKWPWQVSLRIYNYYTASWMHICGGSIIHPQWVLTAAHCIHKRDADPSSFRIHAGDVYLYGGKELLRVSQVIIHQDYVNAGLGSDVALLRLEKPLDCSANIKPVKLTSGSLEVNSRYPCWVTGWGMAHMFASLPPPYRLQQVRVKIVDNAVCEQLYHNATRHWNHNYKFIQDDMLCAGSEGRGACYGDSGGPLVCRVAGSWNLVGVVSWGYGCALRDIPGVYARVQSFLPWITGQMKLFS from the exons ATGGTGGCTGAAAAAGAGGAGGTTGCCATGGGGCTG ATGTGGCGCCTGCTGGGTCTGACCCTCCTCTTTGTTGGGTGTACCACTGCTGGAACCCCAG AACCTGTGTCTGAGGATGTACTGGTGGGCATCGTGGGGGGTAACAGCGCCCCACAGGGGAAGTGGCCATGGCAGGTCAGCCTAAGGATCTACAACTACTACACGGCCTCCTGGATGCACATCTGTGGGGGCTCCATCATTCACCCACAGTGGGTGttgactgctgcccactgcatTCACAA GAGAGATGCTGACCCTTCATCCTTCCGGATCCATGCTGGGGATGTCTACCTCTATGGGGGCAAGGAGCTGCTGAGAGTGAGCCAGGTCATCATACACCAGGACTATGTCAATGCTGGCCTGGGTTCAGATGTGGCTCTGCTCCGGCTGGAGAAACCCCTGGACTGCTCTGCCAACATCAAGCCTGTCAAACTGACCTCTGGATCTCTCGAGGTCAACTCGAGGTACCCATGCTGGGTGACTGGCTGGGGCATGGCCCACATGTTCG catCACTGCCACCTCCCTACCGCCTGCAGCAGGTTCGGGTGAAGATAGTGGACAATGCCGTCTGTGAGCAGTTATACCACAATGCCACCAGGCACTGGAACCATAACTATAAATTCATCCAGGATGATATGCTGTGTGCTGGCAGCGAAGGCCGTGGGGCCTGCTAT gGTGACTCAGGTGGCCCCCTGGTCTGCAGGGTGGCAGGCTCCTGGAACTTGGTGGGAGTGGTGAGCTGGGGCTACGGCTGTGCCCTGAGAGACATCCCTGGGGTCTATGCCCGCGTGCAGTCCTTCCTGCCCTGGATCACTGGTCAGATGAAGTTGTTCTCCTGA
- the LOC101993791 gene encoding serine protease 29-like, which yields MWSLLCLTLLFVGCTTAGTPEPVSEDVLVGIVGGNSAPQGKWPWQVSLRIYNYYTASWMHICGGSIIHPQWVLTAAHCIRKRDADPSSFRIHAGDVYLYGGKKLLRVSQVLMHRDYVNAGLGSDVALLRLEKPLDFSANIKPVKLTSGSLEVNEKDECWVTGWGTVSMFAPLPPPYRLQQVQVKIVGNDLCEELYHNASGHHNRDRRIILQDMLCAGSEGRDSCYGDSGGPLVCRVAGSWNLVGVVSWGYGCALRDIPGVYARVQSFLPWITGQIKKFS from the exons ATGTGGAGCTTGCTGTGTCTGACCCTCCTCTTTGTTGGGTGTACCACTGCTGGAACCCCAG AACCTGTGTCTGAAGATGTACTGGTGGGCATCGTGGGGGGTAACAGCGCCCCACAGGGGAAGTGGCCATGGCAGGTCAGCCTAAGGATCTACAACTACTACACGGCCTCCTGGATGCACATCTGTGGGGGCTCCATCATTCACCCACAGTGGGTGttgactgctgcccactgcatTCGCAA GAGAGATGCTGACCCTTCATCCTTCCGGATCCATGCTGGGGATGTCTACCTCTATGGGGGCAAGAAGCTGCTGAGAGTGAGCCAAGTCCTCATGCACCGGGACTATGTCAATGCTGGCCTGGGTTCAGATGTGGCTCTGCTCCGGCTAGAGAAACCCCTGGACTTCTCTGCCAACATCAAGCCTGTCAAACTGACCTCTGGGTCTCTCGAGGTCAACGAGAAGGATGAGTGCTGGGTGACTGGCTGGGGTACAGTGAGCATGTTCG cacCACTGCCTCCTCCCTACCGCCTGCAACAGGTGCAGGTGAAGATAGTGGGCAATGACCTTTGTGAGGAGCTCTACCACAACGCCTCTGGCCACCACAATCGAGATCGGAGAATCATCCTACAGGACATGTTATGCGCAGGCAGCGAGGGCCGAGACTCCTGCTAT GGTGACTCAGGTGGCCCCCTGGTCTGCAGGGTGGCAGGCTCCTGGAACTTGGTGGGAGTGGTGAGCTGGGGCTACGGCTGTGCCCTGAGAGACATCCCTGGGGTCTATGCCCGCGTGCAGTCCTTCCTGCCCTGGATCACTGGTCAGATAAAGAAGTTCTCCTAA
- the LOC102001719 gene encoding serine protease 28-like translates to MFLLFFLALFCLGSPVLMASVSVSKSKPVGIVGAHRSQKGRWPWQVSLRTSSYKTGSWEHICGGSTIHPQWVLTAAHCIQRQDADPALYRVEVGEIFLYKEQELLNTSKIIIHPDFNVFNKRFDLALLKLTNLLSKLFLQEVTRPKPPAHFLGLEDKGAERPKLEDFVETGHGKGTILSFPRYLH, encoded by the exons aTGTTCTTGCTGTTTTTCCTGGCTCTCTTCTGCCTGGGAAGCCCTGTGCTCATGGCCTC AGTATCTGTCTCTAAAAGCAAGCCAGTGGGCATTGTGGGAGCCCACCGTAGCCAGAAGGGGAGATGGCCATGGCAGGTCAGCCTGAGAACCTCCAGTTACAAGACAGGCTCCTGGGAGCACATCTGTGGGGGCTCCACCATCCATCCACAGTGGGTGctcactgctgcccactgcaTCCAAAG GCAGGATGCCGACCCAGCCTTATACCGGGTTGAGGTGGGGGAAATATTCCTGTACAAGGAGCAGGAACTTCTGAACACCAGCAAGATCATCATCCACCCCGACTTCAACGTTTTTAATAAGAGGTTTGACTTGGCCCTGCTGAAGCTGACTAACCTCCTATCTAAG CTCTTCCTCCAAGAAGTGACCAGGCCAAAGCCCCCTGCCCACTTCCTGGGGCTTGAGGATAAAGGGGCTGAGAGGCCTAAGCTGGAGGACTTTGTGGAGACCGGGCATGGTAAGGGCACCATCCTCTCCTTTCCCAGATACCTTCACTGA